A region of the Anolis sagrei isolate rAnoSag1 chromosome 4, rAnoSag1.mat, whole genome shotgun sequence genome:
AAccagtatttgcaaggcttgctaaacaggcagaCTTTCCTATTCATGAaacacagctgaagcatcttcagcAGAGGCCACTGCAAACATTGCACAACAGATTCTTATAAATctttaaaacagccactaggtgatatTCAGATAGCTAttgctgttgccatttttttcagGAACCCAACTTTGAGGAAAGGGAACAGTTTGGTGTCatgacccacagtttgagaaatagTGATCTAGGGGTACATAAAGCCCTGAGACTACTGGAAGTTGCCTCCTTCCACCACGCTAGATTGTTTATTAATAGTAAGTCAAATATATATGTTAAAATACATAAGCAATCTAGTGAATACAGGAAACCAGTAAATGAAGCTTCCTAAACCACTTCTCCTGTTCTCAGATCTTGTCTACATGTTTACCTTGTTCACTTCCATGatttcccttctctcttcactgGCAAAGAGGAGCTGGCTGGCTGCTCCCCGATCATCATGTTTGAAGCCATCCTCTTCAACATAAGGAATAAGTTGCTATAAATGGGAACAAAGTGCATGCAATAAAACATATTGTGAGACTCTTGTAGATTTGGGAGTGAAAATATATACCTAAAGCACTTAAgccaaaagaaataaagaatttTATAGGAATAATAGCTTTTGAATTCCATTTCTATTTACATTTATCTTTTTTAGGAAAGTTAAGGTGGCTACCCTTTTACAAATACATATGTATTCCTTGAAATGTTCTCTACCATTGTCAAGGGGCATAAACTGGAAATATGGAGTTATAAAATGCAGCAATTCGTATAGGCCACAAGAGGAAATGGTTCACagcaggtttttaaaatttcCAGAACACAAAGTACAATCTATACTTGGGCTGGTCAAAAACTAGCTCTGGATCTCTGTGTGTTCTTGTTTAGTTGACTGAAACCTTGCTAATAATTTCAAAAGTTAGTAACTTTATGACCTTCCCACCTTAATTATATTTCTGAAACAAAAAATAAGTAACCAGAAACAAAGTTTTAAGAAGCAGATTTTTGGAATTGAGCTCCATTCACTATTGGTACCCGTATTTCTATGTGTTAGGAATTAAAAACTTCAGTTGGTATATTTTGGCATCTACTACACAATAAAGCAGGTTCTGTAAATCTGAAGTCTGCCCACTCCACATGTAAGCATTACTGCCTATCCATCTCCACCTACCTCTATTGGAATAGGGTCAAGCCCTGCACAGTTTTCATTGCATTTGTCATACACTAATCTCAGTTTCCTAAAAAGAATGGAGAGTTGGCGTAGATGTTCTTGGAGCTTTCCTAGTCTGTCTTGATAGGTTCCTGTATGATAGGTGACACCATTTGGAAGCTGAAGTGttcaaatgaaacaaaaaagaaaatacatagtCATATCATATCCATTTTCAAAACAGACatagagaaaaaaattaaatattacttTGCTGACAGGCATGACAGTTTCTGACAACCACTCCCTGAATTACGCTATTAATAGCTTGTTCTGTTTTTTCCAGTATTATTTATTCGAATTTCATCTTCCCTGATCTCAGTAACAAGCAATCATTATGCCACTTACTATCTTAACCAGCCTCCAAGGAAACAAGAGAATTAATAGAAAAGATCAAGAACTGTTTAAAACTATGATTCAAGCTGGACAAGCAATAACTGCACGGGgtggaaagattttaaaaagtggatGTTGGAGAACTGGAACAATTACATATATGAACAAGTACGATTCCAAATTATGACAAGTGTAACAAAGGAAGATTATGCAAGAGGAGAAAATAGAGAGAATAAAAAAC
Encoded here:
- the MED30 gene encoding mediator of RNA polymerase II transcription subunit 30, with product MSTPPLAGAGMPPGPFSGPQAQAAREVNTASLCRIGQETVQDIVFRTMEIFQLLRNMQLPNGVTYHTGTYQDRLGKLQEHLRQLSILFRKLRLVYDKCNENCAGLDPIPIEQLIPYVEEDGFKHDDRGAASQLLFASEERREIMEVNKKLKQKNQQLKQIMDQLRNLIWDINAMLAMRN